ttctgaagtgaactaatcctttaacatgtGTTTGAGCAGAGCATTTACTCTTCACGATCAAATACACTCCTGTAACTCAAACGTACAgcaggtcatgggttcgatttcCAGGCAGTGCATGAATTCAGAAAATATATACTGCTTAAAATGCACTAATGTAAGTCagtttggataaaagtgtctgctaaatgcgTCAAATTCAAATACACAAGCGCCTGTACATAAGATATCAGCACTGATTCAATTGAAGTATTTGACAAATAAGATTATGTCAAACTATTACATGACACATACATCTACAAACAGACTCTTAAAGAGAGggttagggtgagtaaatgatgagagaattttcatttttgggtgaactgtccctttaaatgcatgtGCAGTTCCTCCATTGcatcatcatgtgactctgacgTTGGTGTGTCGTTGTGTTTAGTGCGGTGAGGTGGTGTACGAGAAGCGTCACTATGAGAAAGCGCACTGGGCCTGCATCACCGTTCACGAGGACACGTATGAACAGAGCATCTGCTACGGCTTCATGAAGATCATGAGATTCATCTGTCAGCAGAACACAGCAGGTCCGTGAGCACAGATCCAAACACGCGCTCTCACCACAACCTAACGCCCTCCATCTCTCTCCACAGGCAGTTATCTGGGCATGACGATACCCATCGTGACGGTGGTCCGCACAGACGAGCAGCACACCACTCTGTCGCGGGCCGTCACTGTGGCGTATTACCTTCCCACGGTGCACCAGAATGACCCGCCGCAGCCGCATGACCCCGAGATCGTCATCGAGCAGTGGCCCGCCACTATAGTCTACACCAGGTGGGAAAGAATAACCAAACAATCTGGAAATGATTTCACCTTTAACATGATTCATGTGACTCAACACACACGTGTGATTTCAGGGCCTTCACGGGCGCCACTAACGAGCTGTCAATCATTCACGAGATCAGCAGTCTGGCCGAGGCTCTGGACTCTCCGGCCCTCTGTGTCAACGACTCCTTCATCGTGGCCGGATACACCAACCCAGCGGCCGCCAATCGACAGAACGAGATCTGGTTCCTGGAGAGGCCTTGAGCTGCTCGCCGACGACCTATCTTTACCCAGAATCCTCTGCTCCTCTCAGAGACCATACAACAGGTTCAACATCTGTTCAAACATCCTAGTTCCTGATTACCCATGAGCACTGCTCCTCTGATGTTCATGAGCGCTGTCTGATGAACACGAGAAGAAGCTCATTAATATGCGTAACACTGATTATAAGCTGAACCAATACAAACTCAACGAGGTCAATCAGTCTGTGAACGCTGTTGCTGTAAGACAATCATGctatgatcacacacacacacttgctctTACACACACCTGTCTGTCTCTCGCTCTGTTTCGCTCTATAAATCAACGCTCATGTAGTCAACAAATCAATATAatagacacacacatatatatattatatattgtcatAGTGCTATTTTTGTTaagtatttttgtaaatgttcCTTCTGTTACTCCTCTATTATGTGCAGATGTCAAACAAACAAGGAAATGAAGAGTTTTCAGAACGAAACACGCGTGTCTGTGAATGAAGTTAATGTCAGACGTGAGACTCGTTCTCTCTGTCAGTGTGTGTTTCACGGCTCATGCGAATGTAAACACTCGTCAGTATAAACACTACAGCCACTGTGATTTCTGAATGCTTCTGTTCATATTTCTGTTCTGAATAAACTATTACTGAATCACAGAACGACTTGAGCGTCATCTCTTCACTGAACACAAACaaccctcttgcagcatctcttctcttctctgatgatgagggcggggcaacctgtcactcacatgagatccaccaatagcaaaccacaaccatctaatcaattccacacagacaaaatcaagccccgccctacatttgttcttgtttgaaaagcgtttcactcggatatacgacacaatagagaagaaaagacgagcacaacttcactttcatgacgactttaattgattatgaaaataatctgtagTTGCAGAACTATAAAAGTAATGCTCAGGTTCGGCCTATGAAGCAGCAGCTGCTGTGGGATGAAGCAGTGCTGAATGAAAGATCAGACTGAGACATTCCAGCGCTCAGTGAGAAGTGAATAAACTGAACACATATTCCTGTAGTTCTGCTCACTGAATAAATCACACTGAATGAAGCATGGAAAAATGAAAACTAGTCATGTGACACCAGCAGAGGGAGCAACGGCTGAACAAGCAGAAGCATCGCAAGCCCAAGTTCAAACCACCGACACATCATCAGACCTTCATCAGGTCACGTCACCTTTAATCGGGACAGAAGTGTGTTCAGCTGACCAAACAGtccatgacttttccattacacatttaaatttcTCTCATGTTCTTCACTAAAAATGAAGTTCTTGAGGGAACAAATTCAAATAAGAAATATGATGTCAGCTTACATCtggattttgagctgaattaAAGCTTATTTTGTCACACTGATCTCAGCGTGTGTCATTGTCGATCAGAGCCTCATCTTCATTACATTTCATTATACGTCTATCCTGACTGAGGTCTA
This window of the Ctenopharyngodon idella isolate HZGC_01 chromosome 17, HZGC01, whole genome shotgun sequence genome carries:
- the LOC127498518 gene encoding heme-binding protein 1-like isoform X1, translated to MDQGGCRLNGGGGDMITLEDLESMSEEQLSDSPEEEQEEEEQGRLLRYWRDVARGHQVEVPTDMAEPIQQITSNNDGTHTREQVPYTLLTRKEKCGEVVYEKRHYEKAHWACITVHEDTYEQSICYGFMKIMRFICQQNTAGSYLGMTIPIVTVVRTDEQHTTLSRAVTVAYYLPTVHQNDPPQPHDPEIVIEQWPATIVYTRAFTGATNELSIIHEISSLAEALDSPALCVNDSFIVAGYTNPAAANRQNEIWFLERP
- the LOC127498518 gene encoding heme-binding protein 1-like isoform X2, yielding MWREDTRWRCRQTWPNPSSRSPPIMTAHTHGSRSLTHSSHARRRFCIDEFSMKILQKCGEVVYEKRHYEKAHWACITVHEDTYEQSICYGFMKIMRFICQQNTAGSYLGMTIPIVTVVRTDEQHTTLSRAVTVAYYLPTVHQNDPPQPHDPEIVIEQWPATIVYTRAFTGATNELSIIHEISSLAEALDSPALCVNDSFIVAGYTNPAAANRQNEIWFLERP